A region from the Wansuia hejianensis genome encodes:
- a CDS encoding NHL repeat-containing protein, with the protein MKKKLWCVLCIMICMMMIAACGQKKNPEKKKSEKAEQEETEFKDRESLKLSLFTVYYPKAWNYDKENMKKDEEYSYVRFFDGDTADGSENVISIEATKEDSYTYRKSLIAFGVDLEAYAEGKMDTVTIGNAEYTAMPESNSIEKTYMYRYEQSGTSYDIRVKGQEIDDSDKELLEGIVLKLEDEGNKDAPWPWEGEPLEPVLAEQMVGSYTIVPEYIPFKEAQGVMQIMDHQFVKQGNQVFHLLENKLDTYEYSESGLEFVSSMELDDDFEYLSGDSSGMLYLSPGIGDVIGVKDGKKALQTTVDGDLNMHPSGEWGISFWVNSDTQKIANQGGNLTAEPWILTGLNNDEERKGLFSMIDDVQITNSHIMVAGSMAAEDEGTKIVVYDYDGNQLLKLGGEDISSPDKLGSITGMAETENGFVAADGNMREIQFWAKDGTHVGAISTEDIFGVSYPWLEDMQLLDDGSLLIMLTQERDDGSANELMFFRLTGF; encoded by the coding sequence ATGAAAAAGAAACTGTGGTGTGTGCTGTGTATCATGATATGCATGATGATGATAGCGGCATGTGGACAAAAAAAGAATCCGGAGAAGAAAAAATCGGAAAAAGCAGAGCAGGAAGAAACAGAATTTAAAGACAGAGAAAGTCTTAAATTAAGTTTATTTACAGTGTATTATCCGAAGGCATGGAACTACGATAAAGAGAATATGAAGAAAGATGAAGAATATTCTTACGTTAGATTTTTTGATGGAGATACAGCAGATGGATCCGAGAATGTCATTTCTATAGAAGCGACCAAGGAGGATTCATATACATATCGAAAGAGTTTAATTGCCTTTGGAGTGGATTTAGAGGCATATGCTGAAGGGAAAATGGACACTGTAACAATAGGAAATGCAGAATATACAGCAATGCCGGAAAGTAATTCCATAGAAAAAACGTATATGTATCGTTATGAACAGTCTGGCACATCCTATGATATCAGAGTAAAAGGACAGGAAATAGATGATTCTGACAAAGAATTGCTGGAAGGAATTGTGCTGAAATTAGAGGATGAAGGAAATAAAGACGCACCATGGCCATGGGAGGGAGAGCCTCTTGAACCTGTATTGGCAGAGCAGATGGTAGGTTCTTATACAATCGTTCCGGAATATATCCCATTTAAAGAAGCACAGGGCGTTATGCAGATTATGGATCATCAGTTTGTAAAACAGGGCAATCAGGTATTCCATCTGCTGGAGAATAAACTGGATACTTATGAATATTCAGAAAGTGGACTTGAATTCGTTTCTTCGATGGAATTAGACGATGATTTTGAATATTTGTCTGGGGACAGCAGTGGAATGTTATATCTTTCACCGGGAATCGGAGATGTAATTGGCGTAAAAGATGGGAAAAAAGCACTTCAGACAACAGTAGACGGAGATCTGAATATGCATCCATCCGGAGAATGGGGAATCAGTTTCTGGGTGAACAGTGATACTCAGAAGATTGCGAATCAAGGCGGTAACCTGACGGCAGAACCGTGGATACTGACCGGATTAAATAACGATGAAGAACGCAAGGGACTGTTTTCCATGATAGATGACGTACAGATCACGAATAGTCATATTATGGTTGCCGGATCCATGGCTGCGGAAGATGAAGGCACAAAAATTGTTGTTTATGATTATGATGGTAATCAGCTTTTGAAATTAGGTGGAGAAGATATCAGTTCTCCGGACAAGCTCGGTTCCATTACAGGCATGGCGGAAACAGAAAATGGTTTTGTGGCTGCAGATGGAAATATGCGCGAAATACAATTTTGGGCAAAAGATGGAACGCACGTAGGTGCAATTTCTACAGAGGACATATTTGGTGTCAGTTATCCATGGCTGGAAGATATGCAGCTTTTAGATGACGGCTCTCTGTTAATTATGCTGACACAGGAACGAGACGATGGATCAGCAAATGAATTGATGTTTTTCAGATTGACAGGATTTTAA
- a CDS encoding YaiI/YqxD family protein, translated as MQIFVDADACPVVAIIEKIAKENSVPVTLLCDTNHVLSSAYSEVVVVGAGADAVDYKLISICHKGNIVVSQDYGVAAMALGKGAYAIHQSGKWYTNDNIDQMLMERHLNKKARRSSRKCHIKGPKKRTEEDDERFAQSFEKMLLMAREKDVR; from the coding sequence ATGCAAATATTTGTTGATGCAGATGCCTGCCCTGTAGTTGCAATCATTGAAAAAATCGCAAAAGAAAATAGTGTTCCGGTAACGTTGTTGTGTGATACGAATCATGTTCTGTCATCAGCTTATAGCGAAGTTGTTGTTGTCGGTGCAGGAGCAGATGCAGTAGATTATAAACTGATCAGTATCTGCCATAAAGGAAATATTGTCGTATCACAGGACTACGGTGTAGCTGCAATGGCATTGGGAAAAGGTGCTTATGCTATTCATCAATCAGGTAAATGGTACACGAATGATAATATTGATCAGATGCTAATGGAACGTCACCTGAATAAAAAAGCCAGAAGAAGTTCCCGTAAATGTCATATCAAGGGACCGAAGAAGCGGACGGAGGAAGATGATGAAAGATTCGCTCAATCTTTTGAAAAAATGCTTTTGATGGCACGTGAGAAAGATGTCAGATGA
- a CDS encoding relaxase family protein, with amino-acid sequence MYHKICRISNRICHENGLATSMPTGEKGKSYKENMEYHRGTSWKAKLRVAVDKAIWTSINYEEFLQKMQLAGYEIRQGKHLSFRAPEQQNFTYMKSLGSYYSEENVRIRLAKNRSKVKTPRHLSREARLYINISTYVTTGNREGFERWAKLNNLKEATRTFNYLSENNLLNYEDFQQHVSDIEASVKAADQRITQVNNNLSRQKVIQKHCDSYRLCRKVIEDCKSAKNPKAYRSKHQAEYQLHDSLKKELQDLGVTKIPSSNKIQKRIENLECEQTATVREKQELQKKQNTLEIIQQNFTALLDAPEISSDLLPAKREPVSVTRDK; translated from the coding sequence TTGTACCATAAAATCTGCCGGATCAGTAATCGCATTTGCCATGAAAACGGACTTGCCACCAGTATGCCAACCGGAGAAAAAGGTAAAAGCTATAAAGAGAATATGGAATATCATCGTGGCACCAGTTGGAAAGCCAAGCTACGTGTTGCAGTTGATAAGGCAATCTGGACTTCCATCAACTATGAGGAATTTCTACAGAAAATGCAGTTAGCCGGATATGAAATCCGCCAAGGAAAGCACCTGTCATTCCGTGCACCGGAACAGCAGAACTTCACTTATATGAAATCTCTCGGAAGCTATTATTCCGAAGAAAATGTTCGCATCCGTCTGGCTAAAAATCGTAGCAAAGTAAAAACTCCAAGACATCTGTCCAGAGAAGCTCGCTTGTATATCAATATCTCCACTTATGTCACAACTGGAAATCGAGAGGGATTTGAACGATGGGCAAAGCTCAATAATCTAAAAGAGGCAACCCGCACCTTCAACTATCTTTCCGAAAATAACCTGCTGAATTATGAAGATTTCCAGCAGCATGTTTCTGACATTGAAGCTTCTGTTAAAGCGGCTGATCAGAGAATAACACAAGTCAACAATAATCTGAGCAGACAGAAAGTCATTCAGAAACACTGTGATTCTTACCGGCTCTGCCGTAAAGTGATTGAAGATTGCAAATCTGCAAAAAATCCAAAAGCATACCGCAGTAAGCATCAGGCAGAATACCAACTCCACGATTCACTAAAAAAAGAGCTTCAGGATCTCGGTGTCACCAAAATCCCAAGCTCTAATAAAATCCAGAAGCGAATTGAAAATCTTGAATGTGAACAGACTGCTACTGTCCGGGAAAAACAGGAATTACAGAAAAAGCAGAATACACTGGAGATCATTCAGCAGAATTTCACTGCACTCCTCGATGCTCCAGAGATCAGTTCTGACTTACTTCCGGCAAAACGGGAACCTGTTTCAGTCACAAGAGATAAATAA
- a CDS encoding type II toxin-antitoxin system PemK/MazF family toxin, which produces MFPTTSVQGGVRPVIVVSNNKANTYSSVHPLLSDK; this is translated from the coding sequence ATGTTCCCGACAACCTCGGTTCAGGGAGGAGTAAGACCGGTGATCGTAGTAAGTAACAACAAAGCTAATACATACAGTTCAGTCCATCCTCTGCTGTCTGATAAATGA
- a CDS encoding helix-turn-helix domain-containing protein: protein MTEKDLLVSRQSVIQKLTQARLEKGLSQAQLARLIGTQRSNICRIESGAQNLSLNMMIRIAEALDKDLNILLEERNQTMTNIYSLRLYDEDLITFSLEERGLEGLQANILSADTENNHLFPLDLELTDEGIVKWLEKRVIPKNRQFVDEILKTLGLSVNNTKGIIDVCMGLSLNDSYWVVPADFAGKFAEYNLYENRFSEALSLVAYTGIGGSNEAFSTSPELTTNGMLRKAWRFVEGDSIYLYKGGTEGAANTGNEPYSEYYACQVAKTMGLNCVEYDLENWKGILASKCKLFTDINVSFVPIGRILKKITLKSCLDYYKTLGDDFYEQLCGMLVFDALIYNEDRHFGNFGVLRDNHTGEIISPAPIFDNGLSLFNFAMPDDFKELKEYAKTRSNPYRISYEEVCKEVMGAKQKAQLHKMVGFRFHRHPSLNLPEERLTAIEKQLGERTRELLSIPSRTNTKRKDPSYER from the coding sequence GTGACGGAGAAAGATTTACTGGTTTCCCGGCAGAGTGTAATTCAAAAATTGACGCAGGCACGGCTTGAAAAAGGGCTGTCGCAGGCGCAGCTTGCACGGCTGATTGGGACGCAGAGATCCAACATCTGCCGCATAGAAAGCGGCGCTCAGAATCTCTCCCTCAATATGATGATACGGATTGCCGAAGCGCTCGACAAGGATTTGAATATCCTATTGGAAGAAAGGAATCAGACAATGACCAACATTTATTCCCTTCGCCTTTATGACGAAGATTTGATTACCTTCTCCCTCGAAGAACGGGGATTGGAGGGTTTACAGGCGAATATTCTATCTGCGGATACCGAAAACAATCATTTGTTTCCCCTTGATTTAGAGCTGACCGATGAGGGGATTGTGAAGTGGCTGGAAAAACGGGTAATCCCCAAAAACCGCCAGTTCGTCGATGAAATCCTGAAAACATTGGGACTCAGCGTGAACAATACCAAAGGGATCATCGACGTATGTATGGGGCTGTCGCTCAATGACAGCTATTGGGTAGTACCCGCCGATTTTGCGGGTAAATTTGCCGAGTATAACCTATATGAAAACCGCTTTTCCGAAGCGCTGTCTTTGGTCGCCTATACAGGAATCGGCGGAAGCAACGAAGCTTTTTCGACCTCTCCCGAGCTGACTACAAACGGTATGCTGAGGAAGGCTTGGCGGTTTGTTGAGGGCGACAGTATTTATTTGTATAAAGGCGGAACGGAGGGTGCGGCAAACACCGGAAACGAGCCTTACAGTGAATACTATGCCTGTCAGGTTGCAAAAACAATGGGCTTAAATTGCGTCGAATATGATCTGGAGAATTGGAAAGGTATCCTCGCCTCCAAGTGTAAGCTCTTTACGGACATCAATGTTTCCTTTGTTCCCATTGGCCGTATCCTGAAAAAAATCACGCTGAAAAGCTGTTTGGATTACTACAAAACTTTGGGCGATGATTTCTATGAGCAGCTTTGCGGTATGCTTGTTTTCGACGCCCTCATCTATAATGAGGACAGACATTTCGGGAACTTCGGCGTTCTCCGGGATAACCACACCGGGGAGATTATCTCCCCCGCACCCATTTTCGACAACGGATTGTCGCTTTTTAATTTCGCTATGCCCGATGATTTCAAAGAGCTGAAAGAATACGCAAAAACCCGTTCCAACCCCTACCGGATTTCCTATGAGGAGGTCTGCAAAGAGGTAATGGGCGCAAAGCAGAAGGCGCAGCTTCACAAGATGGTTGGCTTCCGGTTCCACCGCCACCCTTCGCTCAATCTGCCCGAAGAAAGGCTTACGGCGATTGAAAAGCAGCTTGGAGAACGCACAAGAGAACTGCTCTCGATACCGTCCCGAACGAATACAAAACGCAAAGATCCGTCTTACGAGCGATAA
- a CDS encoding KilA-N domain-containing protein codes for MKNMKIDANGTEIRVMGDVVNEDAYISLTDIAKYKNPENAFIVVANWMRNHSTISFLGLWEKIHNPNFKPIEFDRFKVESCK; via the coding sequence ATGAAGAATATGAAAATAGATGCCAACGGAACAGAAATCAGAGTAATGGGAGATGTTGTTAATGAGGACGCTTATATTTCGTTGACTGATATTGCTAAATATAAAAATCCTGAAAACGCTTTTATCGTGGTGGCAAACTGGATGCGTAACCATTCCACGATTTCATTTTTGGGTTTGTGGGAGAAAATTCATAATCCCAATTTTAAACCTATCGAATTCGATAGGTTTAAAGTAGAGTCATGCAAATAA
- the guaA gene encoding glutamine-hydrolyzing GMP synthase — MKQDMILILDLGSDENTRLAREIRALGVYTEIHPHDISQPQLAALPNVKGIILNGGVNRIVDGVAIDAAPAVYESGLPIWSVDHKGSPALAAEGPEREQAIASFVFDTCRAESNWNMENFIADQVELIRNQVGGRKVLLALSGGVDSSVVAALLIKAIGDQLTCVHVNHGLLRKGEPEQVVQVFRHELGANLVYVDAVDRFLDKLAGVADPEAKRKIIGAEFIRVFEEEARKLEGIEFLAQGTIYPDIIESGTKTVKAVKSHHNVGGLPEDLQFQLVEPLSMLFKDEVRACGVALGLPASMVYRQPFPGPGLGVRCLGAITRDRLEAVRESDAILREEFADNGLEGKVWQYFTAIPDLKSVGVRDGKRADEWAVIIRAVNTIDAMTATVEDVPFALLQKITGRITSEVKGVNRVLFDLTPKPTGTIEFE; from the coding sequence ATGAAGCAAGATATGATCCTGATCCTCGATCTGGGCAGTGATGAAAATACCCGCCTGGCCCGGGAAATCCGGGCCTTAGGCGTATACACAGAGATCCATCCTCACGATATTTCCCAGCCGCAGCTGGCGGCTCTTCCGAACGTTAAAGGTATTATTTTGAATGGCGGCGTCAATCGGATCGTCGACGGCGTGGCGATCGACGCCGCCCCTGCCGTATATGAATCCGGCCTTCCGATCTGGTCTGTCGACCACAAAGGTAGTCCTGCCCTGGCTGCCGAAGGCCCAGAGCGCGAACAGGCGATTGCTTCGTTCGTTTTTGACACCTGCCGGGCCGAAAGCAACTGGAACATGGAAAACTTCATTGCCGATCAGGTTGAACTGATTCGTAACCAGGTGGGCGGCCGCAAAGTTCTTTTGGCCCTTTCCGGCGGCGTTGACTCTTCCGTTGTGGCTGCGCTGCTCATCAAGGCAATCGGTGATCAGCTTACCTGTGTTCACGTGAATCATGGCCTGCTTCGCAAAGGCGAACCGGAACAGGTTGTTCAAGTATTCCGCCATGAGCTGGGTGCGAATCTGGTTTATGTTGATGCTGTGGACCGCTTTTTGGACAAGCTGGCGGGCGTAGCTGATCCAGAGGCCAAACGGAAAATCATTGGCGCTGAATTTATCCGTGTTTTTGAAGAGGAAGCCCGGAAATTAGAGGGCATCGAATTTCTCGCTCAGGGTACGATCTACCCTGATATTATTGAGTCCGGCACTAAAACGGTAAAAGCGGTTAAGAGCCATCACAATGTGGGTGGTTTACCGGAGGATCTTCAGTTCCAGCTGGTAGAGCCCCTGAGTATGCTATTCAAGGACGAGGTTCGCGCCTGCGGCGTTGCGTTAGGCCTTCCGGCTTCTATGGTTTACCGTCAGCCCTTCCCCGGCCCTGGTTTGGGTGTCCGCTGCCTGGGTGCGATTACCCGGGATCGTCTGGAAGCCGTCCGGGAATCTGATGCAATCCTGCGGGAGGAGTTCGCAGATAATGGGTTAGAAGGAAAGGTATGGCAGTATTTCACTGCAATCCCAGATCTGAAATCGGTTGGCGTACGGGATGGAAAACGGGCCGATGAATGGGCGGTGATCATCCGGGCAGTCAATACGATTGACGCGATGACGGCGACTGTGGAAGATGTGCCCTTTGCCCTGCTACAGAAAATTACGGGGCGAATTACCAGCGAGGTAAAAGGCGTGAATCGGGTGCTGTTTGACCTGACACCAAAGCCGACAGGAACAATTGAGTTTGAATAA
- a CDS encoding helix-turn-helix domain-containing protein, with translation MAIGERIHFFRILRGMTQKYLGTIVGFPERSADVRLAQYETGTRKPKAELTAALAQALDVSPHALDVPDIDSYIGLMHTLFTLEDLYGLTVSEADGEVCLKVNKNKGKDAHELLKMLYAWKEQADKLSSEEISKEEYDNWRYHYPKFDTTQRWAKVPSQELSDALVEMFKDQLKPDK, from the coding sequence ATGGCGATTGGAGAGAGAATACATTTTTTCCGCATTCTGCGTGGAATGACACAAAAATATCTTGGTACGATTGTTGGCTTTCCTGAGCGAAGTGCCGATGTACGTTTAGCACAATATGAAACAGGAACAAGAAAACCGAAAGCGGAACTTACTGCTGCACTGGCACAGGCACTTGATGTTTCCCCTCATGCCCTCGATGTACCCGATATTGACAGCTATATCGGACTGATGCACACTTTGTTTACCCTTGAAGATTTATACGGTCTGACTGTCAGCGAAGCAGACGGAGAAGTCTGTCTGAAAGTCAACAAGAACAAAGGAAAAGACGCTCACGAACTACTGAAAATGCTCTATGCTTGGAAAGAACAGGCGGACAAGTTATCTTCCGAAGAAATCAGCAAAGAAGAATACGATAACTGGCGTTACCACTATCCAAAGTTCGATACCACACAGAGATGGGCGAAAGTGCCATCACAGGAACTTAGTGACGCTTTAGTGGAAATGTTCAAAGATCAACTCAAACCAGATAAATAA
- a CDS encoding transcriptional regulator, translating to MENKFIRAEEVAQELSVSKPYAYKLIRQLNEELKAKGFITITGRVNRQYFYERLYGAGKEEK from the coding sequence ATGGAGAACAAATTTATTCGTGCCGAAGAAGTGGCACAGGAACTAAGCGTATCAAAGCCTTATGCTTATAAGTTAATCCGGCAGTTGAATGAAGAACTGAAAGCCAAAGGTTTTATTACGATTACAGGGCGTGTAAACCGCCAGTATTTTTATGAAAGGCTCTACGGAGCAGGAAAGGAGGAAAAGTAA
- a CDS encoding site-specific integrase, which produces MPVFKNEANGTWYVMARYVNWKGERKQKCKRGFATKKEAQEWERMFQLQNASDLDMSFEAFTELYIRDVKTRLKENTWLTKEHIIRTKILPYFGKLRISEISTKEIITWQNELLAYRDEKKKPYSQTYLKTLHNQLSAIFNHAVRYYELRSNPAAKVGNMGSEEHKEMLFWTKEEYKKFSFEMMDKPVSFYAFEMLYWCGIREGELLALTAADFDFEKETVRINKSYQRLHGEDVITTPKTKKSNRMIKMPKFLCEEMQEYLNLLHGLKKKDRIFTVTKSYLHHEMDRGAEAAGVKRIRIHDLRHSHISLLIDMGFSAVAIADRVGHESIDITYQYAHLFPSKQTEMADRLDDLGKGEIANVS; this is translated from the coding sequence ATGCCGGTATTTAAGAATGAAGCTAATGGAACATGGTATGTGATGGCAAGGTATGTGAACTGGAAAGGCGAGCGTAAGCAGAAATGCAAACGTGGTTTTGCCACCAAGAAAGAAGCTCAGGAATGGGAGAGAATGTTTCAGTTACAGAATGCGTCTGACCTTGATATGAGCTTTGAAGCCTTTACCGAACTGTATATCCGGGATGTGAAAACCCGTCTGAAGGAGAACACATGGCTGACAAAGGAGCATATCATCCGCACGAAGATACTTCCGTATTTTGGAAAGTTAAGAATCAGCGAGATTTCCACAAAGGAGATTATCACATGGCAGAATGAACTGCTTGCCTATCGGGATGAGAAGAAAAAGCCATACTCACAGACCTATCTAAAAACGTTGCACAATCAACTGTCAGCCATATTTAATCATGCGGTACGTTATTATGAGTTGCGTTCCAATCCTGCCGCAAAGGTGGGAAATATGGGAAGTGAGGAACACAAGGAGATGCTGTTTTGGACAAAAGAAGAATACAAGAAGTTCTCTTTTGAGATGATGGACAAGCCAGTTTCCTTTTATGCTTTTGAAATGCTTTACTGGTGCGGTATCCGAGAAGGGGAGCTGCTTGCACTGACCGCAGCGGATTTTGATTTTGAGAAAGAAACGGTCAGAATTAACAAATCTTATCAGCGGCTACACGGAGAAGATGTGATTACCACACCGAAAACAAAGAAAAGCAACCGCATGATCAAAATGCCGAAGTTCCTTTGTGAAGAAATGCAGGAGTATTTGAATCTGCTCCACGGATTGAAGAAGAAAGACCGTATTTTTACAGTCACAAAAAGTTATCTCCATCACGAGATGGACAGAGGGGCAGAAGCCGCAGGCGTAAAGCGTATCCGCATTCATGATCTCAGGCACAGCCACATCAGTTTGCTCATTGATATGGGATTTTCGGCGGTGGCGATTGCAGACCGTGTGGGACATGAAAGCATTGACATCACTTACCAGTACGCTCATCTGTTCCCGTCAAAACAGACGGAAATGGCAGATAGATTAGATGATTTAGGGAAAGGAGAGATTGCAAATGTCAGCTAA
- a CDS encoding plasmid mobilization protein — MSAKNRDNKNRWRNITVGFRVSPEENERINKAVALSGLPKQEYCYRRCLNQDVVVQGNPRVYKALKLELAAVLTELKRIEAGNSVDEELMNVIELIAIILGDLKGEDENGE; from the coding sequence ATGTCAGCTAAGAACAGGGATAACAAAAACCGATGGAGAAACATCACAGTAGGATTTCGGGTATCCCCCGAAGAAAATGAACGCATCAACAAGGCGGTCGCCTTATCGGGGCTGCCCAAACAGGAATACTGTTACCGCCGCTGTCTGAATCAGGATGTGGTGGTACAGGGCAATCCGAGAGTGTATAAGGCACTCAAACTGGAACTTGCCGCTGTCCTTACAGAGTTAAAGCGGATTGAAGCAGGGAACAGCGTGGATGAGGAATTGATGAACGTAATTGAACTGATTGCCATTATTCTTGGCGATCTGAAAGGAGAGGATGAGAATGGAGAATAA
- a CDS encoding helicase RepA family protein — translation MENKKEKATPNVSVGADTEQPIQKIAENSISEYEENIKSFEEIQREMQLSLDPSYLKAVSMNELFDTQYQSKPPLIDGLLYPGTYIFAGSPKLGKSFLMAQLAYHVSTGTPLWNYTTRKGTVLYLALEDDYRRLQERLYRMFGTESADNLFFSVSASQLGKGLDEQLARFVAEHTDTKLIIIDTLQKVREVGGDNYSYANDYQIMARLKSFADAHGLCILLVHHTRKQTADDKFDMISGTSGLLGAADGAFLLQKEKRTGNAATLEVSGRDQQDQKLYLIRNTETLLWELQRAETELWREPPEPLLDEIAELVMKDISSWEGSATELVSLIKVEIQPHVITRKLNVLSGRLYAEHGIYYKNNRTHDGRKIRFWKDDTETA, via the coding sequence ATGGAGAATAAAAAAGAAAAGGCTACTCCGAATGTATCTGTTGGCGCAGATACGGAGCAGCCAATTCAAAAAATCGCTGAAAATAGTATATCCGAGTATGAGGAAAATATCAAGAGCTTTGAGGAAATACAGAGAGAAATGCAGTTGAGTTTAGACCCCTCCTATCTCAAAGCAGTTTCCATGAATGAACTGTTTGATACCCAGTACCAGAGCAAGCCGCCGCTAATTGACGGTCTGCTCTACCCCGGCACATATATTTTTGCAGGTTCTCCCAAACTGGGAAAGAGTTTCCTGATGGCACAGCTTGCCTATCACGTCAGCACAGGCACACCGCTTTGGAATTATACCACCCGAAAGGGAACGGTACTGTATCTTGCCCTTGAGGATGATTACCGCCGCTTACAGGAACGTCTGTACCGGATGTTTGGAACGGAGAGTGCGGACAACCTTTTCTTCTCTGTTTCTGCCAGCCAACTTGGGAAAGGACTGGATGAACAGCTTGCAAGGTTTGTAGCGGAGCATACGGACACGAAACTGATTATCATTGATACGCTTCAAAAGGTGCGGGAAGTTGGCGGAGATAATTACAGCTATGCAAACGATTATCAGATTATGGCAAGGCTGAAAAGTTTTGCAGATGCCCACGGTCTTTGTATCCTGCTCGTACACCATACAAGGAAACAGACGGCGGATGATAAGTTTGATATGATTTCGGGAACAAGCGGACTGCTCGGTGCGGCGGATGGGGCGTTTCTCCTTCAGAAAGAAAAACGGACAGGCAATGCCGCAACTTTGGAAGTATCGGGCAGGGATCAGCAAGACCAAAAGCTATACCTTATCCGCAATACAGAAACGTTATTGTGGGAACTGCAAAGGGCAGAAACTGAACTGTGGAGGGAACCGCCAGAGCCTTTACTGGATGAGATTGCCGAACTTGTTATGAAGGATATTTCTTCTTGGGAAGGCTCGGCAACGGAACTGGTTTCGCTGATAAAGGTAGAAATTCAACCCCATGTCATCACACGAAAACTGAATGTTCTTTCAGGGAGGTTGTATGCGGAACATGGCATTTATTATAAGAACAACCGCACCCATGATGGAAGAAAAATACGGTTTTGGAAAGACGATACAGAAACAGCGTGA